From Brassica rapa cultivar Chiifu-401-42 chromosome A06, CAAS_Brap_v3.01, whole genome shotgun sequence:
TGGTTTGATACAACTGGAGCAGGACCCCAAAAATCACAATGAATTCTATCTAGAGGATGCAACACACGAGAATCTGAAGAAAAAAACTGAAGTCTAGACGATTTCCCTATCTGACAAGGCTCACAAATAGGGTTGATGCTGCTCTTATTCACTGTTATCTCCTTGTTAATCTTGAGATGTTGAAGAATCTTGTTGTTGGAGTGTCCAAGTCTTTGGTGCCAAACTTCTGCATCAGCTCCACACTGTCGATTTGAATACATAGCAACTACTTCTTGACTCTTCAACACATATAAGCCATTACGACGAGGACCCTTTGACACTACCCTCTGAGTTTTCAGATCAATCACACAAACTTTAGACGCATCAAAGTATACACCGCAAGGATAATCATCACAAAGTTTAGAAACAGATAGTAGTGACTTCTGAATCTCAGGACAGACTAGCACATCATTAAGTGAAATGTTACCTGCGGTGTTAGAGAGCGTGACAGATCCAATGTGACTGATTGGGAGATAAGTCCCATCAGCAACCATCACAGCATCAGTTCCATTGTAGGTCTCAGCGGTATGAAGGTTGTTTGTAGAGGAAGTGACATGTGTTGTAGCACCCGAGTCAGGATGCCATTCCTTTCCTGACTGATCAGCAACTTGGAGAGATGCATAGGCATGTTGAGATTCTGCGGCTTGATAGGCATTGTCGAACCTATTGTAGCATTTGATGGCTGTGTGACCAACTCTTCCACATATCTGACAAACTGGACGAGAGTTGTTTCCTCCCTGTTGTTGTGGTTGGTGCTGAAAAAATCCTCTTCCTCTGCTTGAGTAACCTCCACGTCCTCTACCTTGATTAAAGCGACCACGACCTCTGAAGTTGGGGTTGTATTGAGGTGGATTTGTATTGTAGGAGCTTTGTTGAGTTTGAAACGCCGTGTGTGGGTTGACAGCAGCTGAGGCTTCATCGTAGGACTTGAGCTTGCTGTCATAAGCTTGGACTTCGGATATGACATCGTTGAATGTGGGTTGAGGGAACTTGGAGAGCGAGCTCTGTATCACTGTGGTGATGGGATCATACTCTCGACTTAGACCGTTTAGAAACCCAAAAATCTTCATGGAATCATCAACTGGTTTTCCAATTGAACTCAGCTTGTCACAGATCCCTTTGAACTCACGACTGTATTCATTCAACGTCTTCTCTTTCTTGGACAAAAGTTGCAGGCTTCTTCTAAGCGAGAACTCTCTGGCCAGAGAGCTCTTGTTGAAGTGCTCCGCGAGAGACATCCAGACCTCTCTAGACGTTGAGAGACTGTGAACTGACCCAAGAACTTCTTCTGACAACGTTCCGAACAGCCACGACCTTACCAGCTGATCAGAACAGAACCATGACTCGTAGACTGGATTTGCGACCGTTGTGACGACTCCGCCATTCTCGATCTGTTGAGTAGGCTCTGGAGATGTGACACTTCCATTCACAAACCCGATGAGCTTTTGACTGGACAAGAGAGACTCCATCTGGGTCTTCCATAGCAAATAATTGCTATCTGTGAGCTTCAACGTGACACAGCTCAGAATGTGTACATTGCCTGGAAACGGGTACACAGGATCCGCCATTGCTACGCCTGTGAGAGCTTAcaatggctctgataccatgtaaaacTTTGAACAAGAGACTTTTACTGTATATAACTTTCTTATAAAACTTGGATGATTTACAATGAGAGTGAACGTTTGTTTATATACTGAACGTAGAATGCCCTAGTGAAATGCCCTAGCTCTAGTCCTGTACTGACAGCCTGTCAGGTGACTCATCATGGACCAGTCTAGATAAGGTATCAAATCTGTTGTACGTCGCCATCTTCTCCTTTACCATTTCAGAGCCGTTGCTCTGCTTTGTCCTGTTCTTCACTTCATCTTGACGGGCTTCACTGTTAGCTTCTGAATGTTGTTGGGCCACTCTCTCGAGGCCCATTGCCTTGTTACTCATAAGCATATCTATGAAACACTCCATGATGGAGAAAACCATCAAACATTGACTGCTTTCTGAAGGTGCGTCCCCATCCTTTGTAACTAACAGTCCATATCATATCATAGGATCACTGAGTCATGTTCTCTGATTAGAGCTAGTTTGCTTTTCATGGTTAAGCAGATGGCAGTGAGATATTCTGGAGCGGATCCTCCAGCAAATGACATCACACAGAACAAGGACTCTCAATCAGTGAAGTAGATATGACTGTTCTCGACAAGTCACCTCAAGCTCAACCAAACTCTTTAGAGATCATCCAACTGATGGATGATGATGCTAACGAGGATAATAACAACAACCGAGATGACCAGCATTGTGATCCAACGAAGGTGTTTATGTTCTATGAACTCCCTTCCCTAAAGGACAACACACAAGGACCATTCTCCATCACAGAGGAGCGAAAATGAATACTACTTCACAGAGATTCCAGATTTCAAAGTATCACTAACCAAAAACTTCTATCTTACTATATAATCAAAACCTAACTTGAAAAGCAGTTGGAGAAGTAAACAACATCAAGTAAAAGCAATTGGTCGCAGATAATaataaagattcaaactttttctttattcaaaatatatatatataaatcatcaaTTCTATTTACAGATAATAcgtaataataatatacaatgATCATTAATTAGTAGGGGATGTTAATTTTACAATTAAAGAATAGTAGTTATAATTTTGAAAGACAATGTCAGCACACTCACCAGTTCtcgaatttattaaaaaaaaaaagaaaaaaaaaactgattgagagagagagacagattTGATTGAAGAAGACGAGGACGAGAGGAAGGAAAGTTTCATTCTTTTCGCTCCAATCCCATATCGTGATTGCGAGATTCGTCCTCCTTATCATTTGCTCGCATTCATGCCATTTCTTCCAAATCTACACGCTTGAGATTCGAGGTTTCTGTTGtgggttttttttctttctcttcgtGTGAGATTGGCTGATCATGTGAgtgaagaggagagagagaggaaagtaGAGTCCTTTGGTCTAGTTTGATTGGGGATTTAGTCAGGTGTTCGGGGGATGAGGATGGAGAACGGCCATGAGGATGGACTTACCCATACATTTTCCAAAGTGGGTTTTGAAGATTCGCCCGAAAACAACCTTAAACACGATAACTTGTTGCAGGTCATCAAAGCTGTTGAAGCTGCTGAAACCACCATCAAGCAGCAGGTCTTGTCTCTTTTGTCTTTGTCTCTGTTTTGGAATTGATTCGATTTGTGAACTCATTATTCACTCCATTCCTGGAATGGCTTATCTGATTTATTAGCGTTGGGTTAGAGAATTAGCTGTGGGAATGCCTATATGATGAATAAGCAATCTAGATTGTAGAATCCGTCTTTAGTCTCTTACTACACGTTGATGGTTGGATCCAGTGTTCAAGAAATTGCTAGGTGGTGGTTAACCATCTTATAgaggactttttttttttgaacgccTAAACAGATGCCGCCTATCCCAGTCTGGTTGATAAGTTTACTAAGGGATCATTTGCAACTAGCAGATGAGACAACCTATACggattgttttttgtttgtcatCTGAGTGTTTTGGTCATCTAAGATAGTGTTTTTGCTCTAAGCAGGTGGAGGAGAATAGCCGTTTAAAGGCTGAACTTGAGACAAGTATTCTGGAACTCGCTAAATATGTAAGTATATTGCATATGCATTCTTTTTCTGGTTAATGGACGAGTATTTGGTACAATCTTGAGGATCTTTTCACTTAATAGTGGTGATTTACATGCTAGTTTTGCTATCTTGCCTAGAAATCAGATCAATCCTTGCCCCAAACTTCTAATATCGGAGATCACTCAAATGCTACTACTGTGTCTCGCCTGGTTCACCAGCCAGTTGACTGGGAGCAGAATGTGATCAAAGCTTCAGATGCTGATTCATCACGCACGATGGTTATTCACCCCCATGCGAATGCTAATGGCGAAGAAGATATGGTTAATGGCATTGACAGAGGATATATAGGTGGTGCTGGTCCCTCTCAGTTTTATTCATCATCTCCTATGAGGTACTGAATTTCAAAAAACTACCACTCTTCCCTGTTTGCTCAGCCGAATTTATATGAACACAAAGTTTAATTCTCGAGATTCGCTTCCTGATAGGACGCAGTTGGAAGGAGCGCATGACACACTTATAAATTCATCTACTCATCGAGTAATGCCAGTTGGTGAAGTAAATGATTCGGGCAATGCTAGGAAGCAGGTCTCCATCACACTTACTACATCTTGGTTTTCTTCTTGcgaatgaatatttatttttctgacTTTGTTTTTATTCAGGACCTCATTCACAAGGTCCAGGAACAAGAGCAAGAAATTTTACAATTGAGGAGATATCTTACTGACTGTTCTGTTAAGGTGAGCCGTGCTAGACAATTGGCTCTTTAAGTTACTTGCTTTTGTAGTTCCTTGGGATTTATTTGTGGTTGAGTTGGGAGTATAATAGATGCTTATGGTTCCTCTCTAGTTTTTGCTAAATCATCTGACTAACATTTTAGGTATTTTGTTAGGAAGCTCAAATCCGCAATGAAAAATATGTTCTGGAAAAGCGAATTGCCTACATGCGTCTGGTTGGCCTTTCCttctttttctatttacttaTCTGTTTAATTCATCTCATACTAAATCTTTTTAGTTCTGGAAGTTGTTTGTGGCgctcaaatatttttctttgctTTTGTAAATCAGGCATTTGATCAACAGCAAGAAGATCTTGTTGACGCTGCATCAAAAGCTCTCTCTTACAGACAAGAGATCATTGAGGAAAATATACGCCTAACATATGCCTTACAGGTACTATCGTCTTTTATTGTATCTTTGGTAACCCTTTTTGGGTGGGCACCATGAAATATCTTCAGTTTCCATCAAGTTATTACTAGATTTCAAAGTTATTGAATTTGCAAAATAAGATTTGCATCTCAGTGTCATCAAATTTTTTGACTACTACATAGTGGTACTGGTGCATATAACTATACTAGATCTGGTTAGTTTAATTGAAGTAGAATATGCCTTTCTGTTTTTTTCCAGGCTACACAGCAAGAGAGATCTACATTTGTATCGTACTTGTTGCCTCTTCTATCAGAGTATTCTCTACAACCACAGGTTTCTGATGCACAGTCTATTGTTAGCAATGTGAAGGTCAGTTCCAACCTCTAAAATGCTGCTTCTTGCTATGTTTTATGGCTTTATCAGAACTGTCGGAATCTAGAACCAATTCACATCCGCTGATATTCATAGAACCAAAACAAAATGCagaaaatatttagtataaAACGGCCTCATGAGTAAACTATTGATGGCCTTTTGTTTCCTCTCAGCGGCTTATTTAGAAATAATGCATCGTTTTTAGTAATGCAAATGGCCAGTTGAGTGCATTTATTGGGTACCCTATCATTGATTAACGGAGCGGCTGACAAAGTTTTGAACTTAGTGGATAAAGAAGCATAAGCACTCGCTGTCTCGTAGAAATATGAGGAGTCTTGGATAGGCAGAGAACATGGATAGGAAGTCAATATTTTTGATAGTGATTCTTGCATTTTGTATCCTGCTAAAAGTACTGATTAGTGAATGACATTTATAGGTATGGTTATTTGTCTTCAGGTTCTGTTTAAGCATCTACAAGAGAAGCTCCTTCTTACTGAGTCAAAGTTAAAAGAGTCAGAATATCAATTAGCACCTTGGCAGTCAGATGTGAACCACTCAAATGATTCCCATTTGGCCCCATCTCGCGCAGCTGGTGTAGCGTTAACCCACTCAGTATGTTCATATTCCTCAGTGTTATATTATCATAAACTTGAATGAACTGAGTCTTAAATTACTTCTTTTGTTTCCACCAGACGAAGGATTCCCTATATTCCCATGACCAAGCAGCCACAGACTGGGGTTCAAAGCGCTGGCATCAAGATGAGCCAAGTAGCTCAACTATGGGGAGTTACCGTCTTGATGGTCCTAATAAGTTTTCATCTCCGGTGAACGGGTGAGTTTGTCACTGCAAAGATTCTTGTTCCAAACTGTATGCAAACTGCGAGAACCTATTCAATAGTTCATGAAGCCTTACATGTAGTTGGTAGAGCATTGAATATATGGATCACCTAGTTGGGTTCCTTCACTTGCAAATCGTCCAAATAACTACAAGCAAAACATTTAGCTTCTTTCCTCTTTCTTAGGGCCGGGCCTAATCCGGAGGGCTGACTTAGCTACCCGGGAGGGAGAAAAGGAGTTACTGCCACATGAATCGTTAGGAAGGAACAAGTCTGTGACATCTTGCCTCTTTGTTTGTTATAGACCCTTGAATCTTAAAATTGTCTTACACAAGTCATTTGACTCAGTTTTAGCGATGACTCTTGACTTTAATTGTTGGGTCTTGACGCATAAAACACGCTGACAAGTTATTTGATTTAACTTGACTATTGACGCTTGAGTCTTTCCTGTTGACCCTGAAATTTCCTTGTTATAGGCTAACTAACTATTCTTAATATCCCTCTTCCTGCACGTTGATTGTTCAAAGGATTTTTTTTCCTGTGCTTAGTTTTTCTAAATTCATGTCCCCTCTGTGCCATATGATGATCTCAGTTCTCAAAAGAATCAGATTAGTCATTGGCTATATAAGGTGCTGTTCTTTTCTCTGTATCGTTTTATGACTTGATCTGTCACTAGGTGCCATTGTATAGATCAATTAACtctatcctttttatttttttgttcttactTTTTATGGATACGGTTATGAGTATATGAACAACCTGTAGCTTCATGACGTTTCTTAGTGCTCTCCTGGTTGTATTCATTGCAGATGATGTTGAATAGTTAGTTGATAAATTGTGTTTCATGTGTACCAGTCAATCAGCTGCCTTTGAGATGCCTCGGCAAGCAGGTACTAGTGAAGATGAATCTAGTGGTTGGAAGCAAGTAGACGAAGCTCCAACTAAGCATGTCAAATTTCGTGAGCCTCCTAGCAAGATAGTTGTGGACGAGGCAGAGGGACAGTCAGATACTAAAAATCAACCATATGTCCCTGCGTTTGATGCTCCTAGCTCCTCAAACTCTCCTATTTTGTCCCCCGTTCGTGAAGAACCATCGTCCTCCCCTTCTGAGGGTAATGGTTTTATCATAATGGGATATTATTAATCCCATTACGACCTTTGACATGTCTCTTTATTTTGAACCACTGTCTACAGGTGGGGATGATGATATTGATGGCCCGTTACCAGCTATAGAGGATCTTCAAATTTCAGGAGAACCTTATCCTGGACATGAGCTTCAGGCTTGTGGTTACTCCGTTAATGGAACAACAAGCTGTAACTTTGAGGTACGTACTGTAAGAGCTGAAGGGAGTGCTTTCTTATTGTTGTTGATTTGCATCTAAGTCTATCTTTCTCTTCATCAATTTGCAGTGGGTATGTCATCTAGAAGATGGATCTGTTAATTACATTGATGGTATACATCTATCTTTTATTCTTGAAGTTTccctttctattttttttttcttttaacttgATATGGAAATACGAACTTTTCAAATGCAGGAGCAAAGCAGCCAAATTATCTTGTCACTGCTGATGATGTTGATTTATATCTTGCCATTGAAGTTCAGCCTTTGGATGACAGGAACCGCAAGGTTAATATCTTTGTATATGAATAGGATTATTTTTGGGGGTAACTGTTTTCTGTGAAAGCATTGTGATATTTTTAGAATCTTGATATAGACTTTCTGATTTCAGGGGGAGCTTGTCAAGGTCTTTGCCAATGAAAATCGGAAGATAACTTGCCGTAAGTGTATCTTAACTGtgaagcattcttggagaaccGAATGATAATTTTTTGGCATATAAATATAGGTAGCAATAATCTTCTTTTATTTTCACAGATCCAGAGATGCAGAGCCAAATAGAGAAGAATCTTCATAGTGGTCATGCTTCATACAAAGTTTCTGTTTCGGTATAACATTTTCCTTTTTGAACTTCTATGTTTGGGCTATGTATTCTTTGGCTTTTCTTGGATTAACACATCAGATGCATGTGAATTTGAACAGACTGGTTTCCTAGATATATGGGAAGAAGCTACGTTGTCTATAAAGAGAGAAGGTTACAGTATCAAGTGTATTAATAACGATATCATAGCTGCTGAAAAGTTCTCATCTTCTAATGCTGTAAGACTTATGCCTTCTCTGTTTCGGTCCTTTCTTATCATAAAATAAGTGCAGTTATGTTAAATGACTTTTTCTTTGGTTTGTTTAACATAAATGGGGAACGCACTGAGCTTTGAACTAATAAGTAAAATCCTTCTTCTGATATCTATCTAGGTAACAATTCCGTTTGGGCAGCCTGAAGAATTTGTTATAGTTGCTTCTGATGGTAGTGAATATTCCTTGCGAGTAGACAATGGATCAGCAGACCTTAGCTGGTAAGTAGAACTTAACCTTCTTACAAAGAGAAAGTATGAGCCTGAGAAATGGTTGGTCCATTGGGTTGTGAGCTTATATAAACTTGATCCGGATCAATCAGCATATGCTTGGTCATATGATTCATTGGGATAAATTAATCTATGAATCTCAGTAGTATTTGACAAACAAGTAATAGGGAAAGAGAATCACACTGTGGTCGGGTCTTGTGTGTTCCTATTGTTCATTCCATGTCTGTTTCATATCCCATTAGAAGCTATTGATATTCTTATTTATTTGGCAGTTCAAGAGATACAATAGTACTCACCCTGAGATTATTTAACATGAGGGTAAATTCATTCTCTCTTTCACTACATTGCAAAAATGCAGCTGACATAGTTGTGCAGATACAAGCAAAGATCAATTATATTCTGACTTGCTAATTTTGCAGTCTCTACAGCGAAAGAAGGGAAAGAGGAGAGGATTTTTGTTTCacaaatgagattttttttcgtatataatttattattttgagcTCTGGCTTATAACAGCTTACATAAACAATTCATTcatgagagaaaaaaaaaacaatctttgTCCCTTGTTTATAACATTACATTTGATCATTCCAACTATCACTGCCCTGCAGTcacattacattatatttttccaCCTGATTGATCACACTAAACAATTAGCCACAGCGGCTTCGTTACAAAGATGAATAATAAGTTATTAAGGTGATATGATACAACaacaatgaaagttacataTAAGTAACATATATTCAGCTGTGTCTGAATTTAGGCCGCACTGTGATAACACCTGGTCTTGTCTCATCAAACCAGTACCTGATAAAGCAACATTCTATTACTCAGCTAGTTGTTTATACTAActcataaataaagaaaaagagagttttttctttttcaccTGTTATCTTCTAAGAATGTCTTCACAGCTTGAGGAAGTGAAGCATGTCCGCGACTGTGTTTTCCAATACCTACAAAGGACGCAAGAACTTCGCTGTcacagacaaaaaaaattcgaaatacCAGTTAACTTTGATACTTCATCAATCGAAAATCGACATACCTGTTACAACCTGCAATGAGTTCCTTAGTTCTCTGGAAGAAGCTCTATGACGCTGCAGGCCTTCCACATCTAATCTAGCACAAGGCTCTTGTGACGGAGATCGCAGAGCTGCATTCTTTGACCTACCTCTATTTGGTGATACTGAACGGTTCACTGTGAACTGACCTTCGATTTTTTGCAAACGTTCTTGCAACACTTGAACAGCTTCTGCTGCGTGGAGACCATGCAGGTCCAACTTCCATATGTCGTTATTCCTGTTTGTTATACCTAAGATCTTATTGGCTGCCTCAGCATTTAGCTTCTGAGCTGTTGACCAATCCTCTCTTGCTTTCTCTGAATGATGCTTAGCAGAAGCATGATCATTTCTCATAAAAGCATTTTGGGCAACTCTGGAATGGTTTGAGGCGGatctgtttaaaaataaaaggaataGCTTTTCAAATAGCTGCCCAAACTGCTTTTatgtttgaaaacaaaattcaaaacatgAACTCTGGACTTGGTAGACAAAAGCAATCAAGTGGTAGATTAACTATCAGCATAAAGAGGAGTAGAGAAGCCTTTGTATACCTCATCATTTTCAGTGCATCCTTTCGATGAGTCAAGTAGAGGTCATCTTCTTCCCATTCAGGTGCTATAGGGATGGACTGAAGCCGCTGAATGATACTACCTAGATCAGAAACATCATCAGGTGTTTTTTCACTGTCATATGCATTCACCAGAAACGAGCTTCCACCATTCTCTTGCAGATCATACTTGTGACCATTCTCATAATATGTAGACCTTGCAGACATATTCACCGAACTTGTAACAGTTCTCCCGGATACTCTATGTTCGGATTGTCTATTAGTTGGAACATCATTGTTACCTTTGTCTGCTGAATCACCAGTAGAAAGCATTCCTTGCAAAAAGTCAAAGGCCATCTCAAAATTATCTTCAGTGGATAACAGTATATCCCTTATCAAGTTATCATCTGCCCAGCTGTTCATATCCTTCAGCTTCCTAAAGGCCGAATCATGACTGTTCACCGGTGGAATCAAACTGCTTGGTTTGCTTCGGCAACCTCCACCGCTTTCTTGGCTTCTGCAATCCTTATTATTCTCTGTCAATGCTGGAAACTTCG
This genomic window contains:
- the LOC103874221 gene encoding uncharacterized protein LOC103874221, translated to MSWMKGKSSGWTAFDLKQRQKQGLESAIEDDPFPPVSTSVNPPPLDVRGKLIRRKHEPSEKSFSSLLLPPSKFPALTENNKDCRSQESGGGCRSKPSSLIPPVNSHDSAFRKLKDMNSWADDNLIRDILLSTEDNFEMAFDFLQGMLSTGDSADKGNNDVPTNRQSEHRVSGRTVTSSVNMSARSTYYENGHKYDLQENGGSSFLVNAYDSEKTPDDVSDLGSIIQRLQSIPIAPEWEEDDLYLTHRKDALKMMRSASNHSRVAQNAFMRNDHASAKHHSEKAREDWSTAQKLNAEAANKILGITNRNNDIWKLDLHGLHAAEAVQVLQERLQKIEGQFTVNRSVSPNRGRSKNAALRSPSQEPCARLDVEGLQRHRASSRELRNSLQVVTGIGKHSRGHASLPQAVKTFLEDNRYWFDETRPGVITVRPKFRHS
- the LOC103874223 gene encoding uncharacterized protein LOC103874223 isoform X2 encodes the protein MVIHPHANANGEEDMVNGIDRGYIGGAGPSQFYSSSPMRTQLEGAHDTLINSSTHRVMPVGEVNDSGNARKQDLIHKVQEQEQEILQLRRYLTDCSVKEAQIRNEKYVLEKRIAYMRLAFDQQQEDLVDAASKALSYRQEIIEENIRLTYALQATQQERSTFVSYLLPLLSEYSLQPQVSDAQSIVSNVKVLFKHLQEKLLLTESKLKESEYQLAPWQSDVNHSNDSHLAPSRAAGVALTHSTKDSLYSHDQAATDWGSKRWHQDEPSSSTMGSYRLDGPNKFSSPVNGQSAAFEMPRQAGTSEDESSGWKQVDEAPTKHVKFREPPSKIVVDEAEGQSDTKNQPYVPAFDAPSSSNSPILSPVREEPSSSPSEGGDDDIDGPLPAIEDLQISGEPYPGHELQACGYSVNGTTSCNFEWVCHLEDGSVNYIDGAKQPNYLVTADDVDLYLAIEVQPLDDRNRKGELVKVFANENRKITCHPEMQSQIEKNLHSGHASYKVSVSTGFLDIWEEATLSIKREGYSIKCINNDIIAAEKFSSSNAVTIPFGQPEEFVIVASDGSEYSLRVDNGSADLSCSRDTIVLTLRLFNMRSLQRKKGKRRGFLFHK
- the LOC103874223 gene encoding uncharacterized protein LOC103874223 isoform X1, with the translated sequence MRMENGHEDGLTHTFSKVGFEDSPENNLKHDNLLQVIKAVEAAETTIKQQVEENSRLKAELETSILELAKYKSDQSLPQTSNIGDHSNATTVSRLVHQPVDWEQNVIKASDADSSRTMVIHPHANANGEEDMVNGIDRGYIGGAGPSQFYSSSPMRTQLEGAHDTLINSSTHRVMPVGEVNDSGNARKQDLIHKVQEQEQEILQLRRYLTDCSVKEAQIRNEKYVLEKRIAYMRLAFDQQQEDLVDAASKALSYRQEIIEENIRLTYALQATQQERSTFVSYLLPLLSEYSLQPQVSDAQSIVSNVKVLFKHLQEKLLLTESKLKESEYQLAPWQSDVNHSNDSHLAPSRAAGVALTHSTKDSLYSHDQAATDWGSKRWHQDEPSSSTMGSYRLDGPNKFSSPVNGQSAAFEMPRQAGTSEDESSGWKQVDEAPTKHVKFREPPSKIVVDEAEGQSDTKNQPYVPAFDAPSSSNSPILSPVREEPSSSPSEGGDDDIDGPLPAIEDLQISGEPYPGHELQACGYSVNGTTSCNFEWVCHLEDGSVNYIDGAKQPNYLVTADDVDLYLAIEVQPLDDRNRKGELVKVFANENRKITCHPEMQSQIEKNLHSGHASYKVSVSTGFLDIWEEATLSIKREGYSIKCINNDIIAAEKFSSSNAVTIPFGQPEEFVIVASDGSEYSLRVDNGSADLSCSRDTIVLTLRLFNMRSLQRKKGKRRGFLFHK